The following proteins are encoded in a genomic region of Rhinoraja longicauda isolate Sanriku21f chromosome 14, sRhiLon1.1, whole genome shotgun sequence:
- the LOC144600183 gene encoding H-2 class II histocompatibility antigen gamma chain-like isoform X1 → MSANDQQNSLLRDSQQDIVSNSDVEVRGGSPAAVPVHRGLSWGRGLLYGGVSILVAMLIAGQVVGIMYLVKQQDKIDGLQKTTSRLENKYSARHGAFRPKPIMHLRPMMMDLPISYIDPKAEAPKPPTPQSTTRPLTLMEQVHQLLKDGNRTEGIPDMIGNFSENLKLLEESLKESDWKDFESWLQNWILFQLVQPEKKTAPTQAPQVLPRHEMPSRGRKAFASLIMSPMLNTQPIAPGASEQSDIPLVNHGRKVSSAETECERQKREAKKMPGTFKPSCDEDGNFEPKQCLPSTGYCWCSYPNGTRIDKTATRDRLEDCKSYQKPDDPNISGFGAFDA, encoded by the exons ATGTCAGCGAACGATCAGCAGAACTCTTTGCTGCGAGACTCTCAGCAAGATATAGTCAGCAACTCGGATGTGGAGGTGAGAGGAGGTAGCCCTGCTGCAGTGCCAGTCCACAG GGGCCTGAGCTGGGGCCGGGGGCTGCTGTATGGTGGCGTCTCCATCCTGGTGGCTATGCTCATCGCCGGTCAGGTGGTCGGCATCATGTACCTGGTGAAGCAACAGGACAAAATAGACGGGCTGCAGAAGACCACGAGCCGTCTCGAGAACAAGTACTCGGCGCGCCACGGAGCGTTCA GACCGAAGCCAATCATGCACCTGAGACCGATGATGATGGACCTGCCCATTTCCTACATCGACCCCAAGGCTGAAGCACCAAAG CCTCCCACACCTCAATCTACAACTCGGCCACTGACCCTGATGGAACAAGTTCATCAGCTGCTGAAG GATGGAAACCGAACAGAGGGGATTCCGGACATGATTGGCAACTTCTCCGAGAACCTCAAGCTGCTGGAAGAGAGTCTGAAGGAATCCGACTGGAAG GATTTTGAATCTTGGCTTCAGAACTGGATCCTCTTCCAACTTGTTCAGCCTGAGAAGAAGACTGCACCAACTCAGGCACCCCAAGTTCTGCCCCGCCATGAGATGCCATCCAGGG GGAGGAAGGCCTTCGCCAGCTTGATCATGAGCCCAATGCTCAACACCCAACCTATCGCACCAGGTGCTTCCGAGCAATCCGATATTCCTCTGGTCAATCATGGAAGAAAGG TTTCCAGTGCGGAGACTGAGTGTGAGAGACAGAAAAGGGAGGCAAAGAAAATGCCCGGAACATTCAAGCCAAGCTGTGACGAGGATGGGAACTTTGAGCCAAAGCAATGCTTGCCAAGCACTGGCTACTGCTGGTGTTCCTATCCCAATGGGACCAGGATAGATAAGACCGCAACCAGGGATCGACTGGAAGATTGTAAAA GCTACCAAAAGCCAGATGACCCAAACATTTCCGGCTTTGGTG
- the LOC144600183 gene encoding H-2 class II histocompatibility antigen gamma chain-like isoform X2: protein MSANDQQNSLLRDSQQDIVSNSDVEVRGGSPAAVPVHRGLSWGRGLLYGGVSILVAMLIAGQVVGIMYLVKQQDKIDGLQKTTSRLENKYSARHGAFRPKPIMHLRPMMMDLPISYIDPKAEAPKPPTPQSTTRPLTLMEQVHQLLKDGNRTEGIPDMIGNFSENLKLLEESLKESDWKDFESWLQNWILFQLVQPEKKTAPTQAPQVLPRHEMPSRGRKAFASLIMSPMLNTQPIAPGASEQSDIPLVNHGRKVSSAETECERQKREAKKMPGTFKPSCDEDGNFEPKQCLPSTGYCWCSYPNGTRIDKTATRDRLEDCKTFDA from the exons ATGTCAGCGAACGATCAGCAGAACTCTTTGCTGCGAGACTCTCAGCAAGATATAGTCAGCAACTCGGATGTGGAGGTGAGAGGAGGTAGCCCTGCTGCAGTGCCAGTCCACAG GGGCCTGAGCTGGGGCCGGGGGCTGCTGTATGGTGGCGTCTCCATCCTGGTGGCTATGCTCATCGCCGGTCAGGTGGTCGGCATCATGTACCTGGTGAAGCAACAGGACAAAATAGACGGGCTGCAGAAGACCACGAGCCGTCTCGAGAACAAGTACTCGGCGCGCCACGGAGCGTTCA GACCGAAGCCAATCATGCACCTGAGACCGATGATGATGGACCTGCCCATTTCCTACATCGACCCCAAGGCTGAAGCACCAAAG CCTCCCACACCTCAATCTACAACTCGGCCACTGACCCTGATGGAACAAGTTCATCAGCTGCTGAAG GATGGAAACCGAACAGAGGGGATTCCGGACATGATTGGCAACTTCTCCGAGAACCTCAAGCTGCTGGAAGAGAGTCTGAAGGAATCCGACTGGAAG GATTTTGAATCTTGGCTTCAGAACTGGATCCTCTTCCAACTTGTTCAGCCTGAGAAGAAGACTGCACCAACTCAGGCACCCCAAGTTCTGCCCCGCCATGAGATGCCATCCAGGG GGAGGAAGGCCTTCGCCAGCTTGATCATGAGCCCAATGCTCAACACCCAACCTATCGCACCAGGTGCTTCCGAGCAATCCGATATTCCTCTGGTCAATCATGGAAGAAAGG TTTCCAGTGCGGAGACTGAGTGTGAGAGACAGAAAAGGGAGGCAAAGAAAATGCCCGGAACATTCAAGCCAAGCTGTGACGAGGATGGGAACTTTGAGCCAAAGCAATGCTTGCCAAGCACTGGCTACTGCTGGTGTTCCTATCCCAATGGGACCAGGATAGATAAGACCGCAACCAGGGATCGACTGGAAGATTGTAAAA